From Prochlorococcus sp. MIT 1223, the proteins below share one genomic window:
- the pyrF gene encoding orotidine-5'-phosphate decarboxylase, with protein MSNTSKSSEKIILALDSMDPNDSIRLVSSIPSLRWVKVGLELFVHGGPELLYLLREHGVRIFLDLKFHDIPTTMSKACCQAARSGVDLITVHACAGSKALVAAKQGAIKGAMERNLPVPTLLAVTVLTSWNEQSFANELLMKQSIHKRVELMAQLAVSAGMGGCICSPLEVAKLRQKHPDPFQLITPGIRLSGDSSHDQMRTMTPLEAVEAGASKLVVGRSITEAKSPFDAFHKICEELTPYS; from the coding sequence ATGTCAAATACTTCAAAATCTTCAGAGAAAATTATTTTAGCTTTAGATAGCATGGACCCGAATGATTCAATTAGGCTAGTCTCTTCTATTCCTTCATTGCGTTGGGTAAAAGTCGGACTTGAATTATTTGTCCATGGAGGACCCGAATTACTATATCTTCTAAGAGAACATGGTGTGAGAATTTTCCTTGACCTTAAGTTTCATGATATCCCTACCACTATGTCCAAGGCTTGTTGCCAAGCAGCAAGAAGTGGTGTTGATTTAATAACTGTGCATGCATGTGCTGGAAGTAAAGCGCTTGTTGCGGCAAAACAAGGAGCAATTAAGGGTGCTATGGAAAGGAATTTACCTGTACCAACTCTATTGGCGGTGACAGTCTTAACGAGTTGGAATGAGCAATCTTTTGCTAATGAACTGTTGATGAAACAATCAATTCATAAGAGAGTCGAATTAATGGCGCAATTAGCGGTGAGTGCAGGGATGGGAGGTTGTATATGTTCCCCTTTGGAAGTCGCTAAATTACGTCAGAAGCACCCTGATCCTTTTCAGTTAATTACTCCAGGTATTCGGCTCTCAGGTGACTCTTCCCATGATCAAATGAGAACTATGACCCCATTAGAAGCAGTCGAGGCTGGAGCCTCAAAGCTAGTTGTGGGAAGGTCCATCACAGAGGCTAAAAGTCCTTTTGATGCTTTTCATAAAATTTGTGAGGAGTTGACGCCTTACTCTTAA
- a CDS encoding DUF3086 domain-containing protein, producing the protein MKETNPPETQKNVSKTSSEEEVIKTNKSEVEQIVEPIKKNNQNSSTIAISNKGNQSEQKITSIVSIALEEIKKNRDILKEEVKELTERKSQIEKELQSSFIGQSDAIARRLKGFQDYLTGAFQDLAQSAEQLELVVQPVVLKPSPLDETTKTTSDEITEITPAIADTFKPDEELIRNYLDQFLDQPDFYADPWKFRRSLDPKDINLLSDWFFNLGGRGAQPSRGNRSKNVLVTAALISILGELYGDRFQTLVLASQPERLGEWRRGLQDALGLAREDFGPNSGIMLFERGDGLIEKADRLEERDEVPLIIIDAAEKIVDIPILQFPIWLAFAATAEELYEEEDFI; encoded by the coding sequence ATGAAAGAAACAAACCCACCTGAAACTCAGAAAAATGTTTCAAAAACGAGCTCCGAGGAAGAAGTAATAAAGACTAATAAGTCTGAAGTTGAGCAAATTGTTGAACCAATAAAAAAAAATAATCAAAATTCATCAACTATTGCTATATCTAATAAAGGAAATCAATCAGAGCAAAAGATTACTTCTATTGTTTCCATAGCATTAGAAGAAATCAAAAAGAATCGAGACATTCTTAAAGAGGAGGTGAAAGAGCTTACTGAGCGCAAGTCTCAAATTGAGAAGGAATTACAAAGCTCTTTCATTGGTCAATCAGATGCAATTGCAAGAAGGCTAAAAGGTTTTCAAGATTATTTAACTGGTGCCTTTCAAGACTTGGCTCAATCTGCAGAACAATTAGAACTTGTTGTTCAACCAGTTGTTTTAAAACCATCGCCTCTTGATGAAACTACTAAGACAACAAGTGACGAAATTACAGAGATCACTCCTGCAATAGCAGATACCTTTAAACCTGATGAAGAGTTAATCCGAAATTATTTAGACCAATTTTTAGATCAACCTGATTTTTATGCAGATCCATGGAAGTTCCGAAGAAGTTTAGACCCTAAAGATATAAATCTCCTTTCAGACTGGTTCTTTAATCTAGGAGGAAGAGGTGCCCAACCAAGCAGAGGGAATAGATCTAAGAATGTACTTGTGACTGCAGCTTTGATATCAATTCTTGGCGAGTTATATGGAGACCGTTTCCAAACTCTTGTTTTAGCAAGTCAACCAGAGCGATTAGGTGAATGGAGAAGAGGCCTTCAAGATGCACTTGGTCTTGCGCGAGAAGATTTCGGGCCAAATAGTGGGATAATGCTGTTCGAAAGAGGTGATGGTTTAATTGAAAAAGCAGATAGACTAGAAGAAAGAGATGAAGTACCTTTGATCATTATTGATGCGGCAGAGAAAATAGTTGATATACCCATACTTCAATTTCCTATATGGTTAGCTTTTGCTGCAACTGCAGAAGAACTTTATGAAGAAGAGGATTTCATCTAA
- a CDS encoding DUF3119 family protein, which produces MNQELQLNSNEEIILSSSFKLPLIITGFGAILLVLPFSPLPTILISSFGLFLLLQSFTLKLKFTKEDLVVLQLGKELRRFPFKNWLAWKLIFPTIPGFFYFREEASPHLLPILFNPKELEAQLKLRVGELEIKKS; this is translated from the coding sequence ATGAATCAAGAACTGCAGTTAAATTCCAACGAAGAAATTATTTTATCTTCTTCATTTAAATTGCCCTTAATCATTACTGGTTTTGGAGCCATACTTCTAGTCCTTCCATTTAGTCCCTTGCCAACAATCTTAATTAGTAGTTTCGGACTTTTCCTCCTCTTACAATCTTTCACTCTTAAGTTGAAATTTACTAAAGAAGATTTAGTTGTTTTACAATTAGGGAAAGAATTAAGGAGATTCCCATTCAAAAATTGGCTTGCATGGAAACTTATTTTCCCAACTATTCCAGGTTTTTTTTACTTCAGAGAGGAAGCTAGTCCTCATCTGCTTCCTATCCTTTTTAACCCCAAAGAACTTGAAGCACAATTGAAACTAAGAGTTGGGGAATTAGAAATTAAAAAAAGTTAA
- a CDS encoding ABC transporter permease, whose translation MNIPRWLKRLWNSLLIGGQAVNATAKGKINRTDLSEQLMEAGPGSFLIVLITAVAAGTVFNIQVAAELSSQGIGSEVGGLLAIGMAREIAPLLTATLLTGKVATAYAAQLGTMKVTEQIDAITMLKTDPVEYLVVPRLIAMIIMAPIQCLLFFTVALWSGQASSTALYQIPPEVFWTSVREWLILSDIPFMLVKALVFGLQIGVIACGWGLTTRGGPKEVGTSTTGAVVMTLVTVSLMDVLLTQVLFG comes from the coding sequence ATGAATATTCCTAGATGGCTAAAAAGGCTTTGGAATAGTCTTCTAATAGGTGGTCAAGCAGTTAATGCAACAGCAAAAGGGAAAATAAATCGCACAGATTTATCGGAACAACTAATGGAAGCAGGACCAGGAAGCTTCTTAATTGTATTAATCACAGCTGTTGCCGCAGGTACTGTGTTTAACATTCAAGTTGCTGCAGAGCTTAGTAGCCAAGGAATCGGGTCAGAAGTTGGAGGATTATTAGCAATCGGAATGGCAAGAGAAATCGCGCCTTTGCTTACAGCAACTCTTTTAACTGGGAAAGTTGCTACAGCCTATGCAGCTCAATTAGGGACCATGAAAGTAACTGAACAAATTGACGCGATAACGATGTTAAAAACAGATCCAGTCGAATATCTTGTTGTACCTAGATTAATAGCAATGATAATAATGGCACCCATTCAATGCCTTTTGTTTTTCACAGTGGCTCTTTGGAGTGGACAAGCAAGTAGTACAGCACTTTATCAAATTCCACCCGAAGTTTTCTGGACTTCAGTTCGTGAATGGTTGATTCTCAGTGATATTCCATTCATGCTAGTAAAAGCGCTTGTCTTTGGTTTGCAAATTGGTGTAATAGCCTGCGGTTGGGGCTTAACTACTAGAGGTGGGCCTAAAGAAGTCGGCACAAGTACTACTGGTGCAGTAGTAATGACACTTGTCACCGTCTCTTTAATGGATGTATTACTAACCCAAGTCTTATTCGGATAA
- the plsY gene encoding glycerol-3-phosphate 1-O-acyltransferase PlsY, whose protein sequence is MIDKNILVGIICLIIGYFLGSLPSGFLAGKWLLNIDLREIGSGSTGATNVLRHIGKKAAVVVFLVDVFKGMIAVLIVKSFQLDSGWEISAGLFSLAGHIWPVWLNWRGGKAVATGLGLFLGLSWPVALASLGIFLACLGLTKIVSLASICASISLPILMFLSFSKDNISYTYLLVALISMVLVIWRHRTNIQRLIKGNEPKIGESR, encoded by the coding sequence ATGATTGACAAAAATATTTTAGTAGGAATTATATGCTTAATTATTGGCTATTTTCTTGGTTCACTGCCTAGTGGGTTCCTAGCAGGTAAATGGCTTTTAAATATTGATTTAAGAGAAATCGGCTCAGGCTCTACAGGGGCAACCAATGTTCTAAGACATATTGGAAAAAAAGCTGCAGTAGTTGTTTTTTTAGTTGACGTTTTCAAAGGAATGATAGCCGTTTTGATAGTTAAATCTTTTCAACTTGATAGTGGTTGGGAAATTAGTGCTGGCTTATTTTCATTGGCCGGGCATATCTGGCCTGTATGGTTGAACTGGAGAGGTGGTAAAGCGGTAGCAACTGGCTTAGGTTTATTCCTAGGATTATCATGGCCTGTTGCACTTGCATCATTAGGGATTTTTCTTGCATGTCTAGGGTTGACGAAAATAGTTTCTCTAGCAAGCATTTGTGCTTCTATTAGCCTTCCTATTCTTATGTTTTTAAGTTTCAGTAAAGATAATATTTCATATACCTACTTATTAGTTGCCTTAATATCTATGGTATTAGTTATATGGAGGCACAGAACTAATATCCAGAGGCTGATAAAAGGCAATGAACCAAAGATAGGAGAATCCCGTTAA